From Balneola sp. MJW-20:
AGTGTGCGTTCGTTCATCATATATATTATGCGCGTATTCAGTCTGAATCTCACGGAATCTTCCTTCCGAAATATATTCTTCTGCTTTTTTCCAGTTAATCGCCGCTATGAAGTCTTTATCATTCTGAGAGGCATTTACTTCAAGCAGAGTGTTAGCCTCTTCAGTGTTATAGGTTGAAAAGAACATCCATCCGTGAGATTTTCCTCTCCCTGGGTGAGCAAGGTCATAATTAAATCCAGGTAAAAGGATCTGAAATGCCAAGTCCATATGACCGCTCTCTTCATCTACACTAACAAAGGATACTGCTCCCTTAAAATTGCTCTTATACTCATCGATAGACATATCACGCTGCGGCACCGGAACTGAAAACCGGGTTCCAGCAACTACATATTCAGAGTTTTCTGTAACGAAAGAAGAACTATGATTACCGGCACTATTTGGAATTTCGATCACTTCTTCCGTTTCAAAAGTCTCGAGGCTTATCCGGGCGATCCTTGGTGTATTATTTGCGTTCACAAATATCCAGCGACCATCCAGTTCACCGTTGGTCTGAGATATATCCGGATGATGCAGGTCATCCCATGGAATAAAACCATGAGAGGTGTTAAGCAATGGTTTGGTTTCTTCTGAGTAACCGTAACCGGATGTGGGAAACTGAGAAAAGACCGGAATCTCTTTAAACATACGTCCGGATGGTAACCCATAAACAGTTAGATTTCCGCTGTAACCTCCCGACAGGAAGGCATAATAATCGTCCTGTTCTCCCGGTGCTACATATACTCTTTCCGCTATATTACCGCTTAGTGCCCCCTGGTTTCCTCCGGTATATGAGCAGGATGTGAGCATCAGTGCTACTCCTGACAGGATACAAGTGTTGAGGATGTTTGTTTTAATTTTCATCATTCAATCCCTTTGATTGGTTTAGGTTAAATCAATTATTCTGACGGCAAAATGACGGAGTCAACCACATGAATGATTCCGTTGGAAGTTGGAATAGTAGCCAGAATAGTAGCTCCGCCGACCTGTACTTTATCTCCATCTACATTAATCTCCAGATAGTCACCGGTAGCCATGTAGAGCGTCCGGCCCTTTTCTGCTGACTTGATCAGTGATTCCTTATCATATGATCCGGGTGCTGCATGCCTTGTCAGGATAGTTGCAAGATCAGCCTTATTCTCCGGTCTAAGCAGATTATCCACGGTACCGGCAGGAAGAGCATCAAATGCAGTGTTCACTGGTGCGAATACAGTCAGAGGTCCGGCATTGACCAATACATGCTCGATGCCGGCAGCTTCAACAGCCGCCACCAGTGTGGTATGATCCTCTGAACCCATAGCTACCTGAAGTATATTTTTATCAGAGTCATTGTCGACCACAGAAGCCTGGCCTTTTGGGCGGGTATTTTCAAGGGCAGAAAAATTGCCTTCATCACCCGTCCGGCCACAGGCCAGTATCGAGGTGACTATCAATCCAAGAACCAGATGGTATTTTATGTATTTCATAATGTGTGATTATAGAGTTCGGAAATATTCAAGAATTGCTCGTGCTTCTTCTTCACTTAAGTTCTGATTGGCCATGGGGGTACCGTTATACTCGATCAATAATGCTTTAGCCACTGGATCTTCTTTTACCATACCATCCGGATTCATTATCATATTCATGACCCAGGCCGGATTTCTGCGTTCCAATATGCCGGTAGGATTCGGCCCTATATATTTTTTATCGGTTTTATGACATGCGGTACATTTAGCCTCAAATACATTTTTCCCTTTTTTTGCCAAATCCTGATCTATGGTATCCGGAAGTTTGAGTTCATCTATCGGACCTACCCCATTTTCTGATACAGTTTCCAGATCCGCTGTCCTTGGTGCTGATTCACTTTTATTATTATCCGGTCCACCTGAACAGGAAATAAGTCCGGAAACGAGAAAGATTACTATGAGTCGCTGCATATTTCTCCTTTTTGCCAGTATTTTAATATTCGTTTGTGAATTTTAGATAAAGAGATATTTTTATCTTTTTTTGTATATTCATTAGAAAATGATGTTCTCAACCTCTACTCAGTATGCTATAAGGGCGATCGTATTTATGGCCCGGAATAAAAGCGATCGAAAATTCCGGGCGGCAGAAGTCGCAGATGAGCTGGATATACCTACCCCCTATCTGAGCAAGGTCTTACAGCGATTGGCCAGAAACGGAATAGTCTCTTCCAGCAAAGGCCCTGGGGGTGGATTTTTTGTTGACGATAGTAACCTCAAAATGAGAATGATCGATGTGATCACTACAATGGAGGGACCCAGAATTTTCAATAAATGTATACTGGGACTGGACAGCTGCAACGAAAAGAATCCGTGCTTTTTGCATGAAGAATATACTCAGATCAAAAAGATCCTGGATAAACCACTCTATGAAAAAGATTTTGAGGACCTCATCAACCAATATGAGTGATCAGGAGCTGATCATTTTATTGATACAATAACCAATCGCATACTTATAGCGATCAACCCGATATTCGATCGGTAAAGAGAACCGTAAAATACCCTCAGTTCTCACTCGTCTTGATAAACAGGGGCTGCATTTCAAAGCTCTTAAAATAAGGCCGCAACCGCTCAGTATTATAATGCCGTTTCACGTCTACCAGCTTCTTTTTACTGGTTACAATATCCACCGGGTATTGAAAAGTACCATTAAAACCGATCTTAAGGTTTATTTGCTGTTTTGAACCTAATAGACCAATACCTTCTCCTTGTCAAAGCAGGCCTTTGTGTTATCGATCAGCTCCGGGGTAGGCTCATCAATTTCGAATAACTCATATTCCATACCCAATGCTTCCCATTTATACTCACCCATTTTATGAAATGGAAGTATTTCCACTCTTTCTACATTTCCAAGTCTTTTAGCATATGCCGCCAATCGTTCAATAGCCTCTACTTCATCCGTGTAGCCTGGAACTAATACATAACGCAACCAGACCGGTATATTCAAAGCGGCAAGCCGTTCGGCAAAATCCAGTGTGGGTTGCAGGTCCACTCCGGTAACTCTTTTATACCCTTCAGGGTCAAAATGTTTTATATCCAGCAACACCAGGTCCGTATAAGAAAGCAGTTCATCATCCGCTTTAGCACCCAGAAACCCTGAGGTATCAAGAGCAGTATGAAGCCCCAAAAGCTTACACCCTTCAAATATGGTTTTTACGAATTCAGGCTGCCAAAGCGGTTCACCTCCAGACAGAGTAACCCCACCGCTCATGGACTGAAGCATCTCTTTTTGCCGGGCGATATCCCTCAGTTCTGTATAAGCGTCCGTTTTTGTACCTCCCTTATGACGTCTGGTATCCGGATTATGACAATACACACATTTTAACGGGCAACCGTTTAAAAAGAGAACACGTCGTATTCCGGGACCATCTAAAGTACCCGCTGTCTCGATAGAGTGAAGATATCCTGTTACATTTTTCATAGCCTTTACCTCATTTTTAAAAACCGGAGTGATGCTATATTGACCAGTCACTCCGGTTTATTTACGACCTCTTAGAAATGGTTTTTTCTTGCGTTTTCTAGTTCTTTTCGTGGAAGGTTCTGGATATCACATCCATCTGTTGTTCTTTAGTCAATTTGTTGAAATTGACTGCATATCCGGAAACACGAATCGTAAGCTGTGGATATTTTTCCGGATGTTCCATGGCATCAACCAGGGTATCACGGTCAAATACATTCACATTAACATGGTGTCCTCCTTCATTGAAATAACCATCCAACAGATTCATCATATTTGTGATTCGGTCTTCTTCAGAACGCCCCAGTGCTCCCGGTACTATGGAAAAGGTATAAGAGATACCGTCCTGAGCGTACTCATAAGGAAGTTTAGCTACAGACCGCATACTTGCAACCGCTCCATTCCTGTCACGTCCATGCATCGGATTGGCCCCGGGACCGAAGGGTTCTCCCTTCTTTCGGCCGTCCGGTGTATTTCCGGTCTTGTTACCATACACTACGTTTGAAGTGATCGTCAGAATTGACTGAGTGGGTACCGAATTCCTGTACGAAGGCTGCTTTTTGAGTTTCTGCATGAAGATCTTAACCAGGTCTCTTGCAATGCTGTCGACCCGATCGTCGTCATTACCGAATAAAGGGAATTCGCCGGTTGTCTCGAAGTCTGTGGCCAGACCGTTCTTATCCCTTATGATCCTAACCTTAGCGTATTTACAGGCACTCAGAGAATCGGCAACCACCGAAAGACCGGCAATACCACATGCCATGGTGCGGAATACATCCCGGTCGTGCAGGGCCATTTCCAGACGCTCGTAATAGTATTTATCATGCATGAAGTGGATCACATTCAGCGCATTCATATAGGTAGCTGCCAGCCAGTCCATCATGCTGTCAAATTTTGGCATCAGCTCCTCATATGTGAGAAGGTCTCCGGTGATCGGGGCAAATTCAGGACCTACCTGCTCACCGCTCACCTCATCTTTACCACCATTGATGGCATAAAGTAAAGTCTTTGCAAGGTTAGCCCGTGCACCGAAGTACTGCATCTGCTTTCCGATCTTCATAGCAGAAACGCAGCATGCAATTCCGTAATCATCTCCCCAGTAGCTGCGCATCAAATCATCATTTTCATATTGCAGTGAAGAAGTTTCAATGGAGGTGTTTACGCAGAATTTTTTGAATCCTTCCGGCAGCTTTTCCGACCATAGAACGGTAAGGTTCGGCTCAGGTGCTGGTCCCAGGTTGTGAAGGGTCTGAAGGAAGCGGAAAGAGGTTCTGGAAACCATCGTCCGGCCATCGAGACCCATACCGCCAATCACCTCTGTAACCCAAGTAGGATCGCCGGAAAACAATTCATCATATTCCGGGGGTCGCATAAAACGGACCATCCTAAGCTTCATGACCAGGTGATCGATCAGTTCCTGGGCATCAGCTTCCATGAGCGTGTCTTCTTCAATGTCACGCTGAATGTAGATATCAAGGAAGGTGGATACCCTCCCGAATGACATGGCCGCTCCGTTTTGTTCTTTAACTGCAGCCAGATAACCGAAATACACCCATTGAACTGCTTCTTTAGCATTATTAGCCGGCTTAGAAATGTCAAAGCCATAACCAGCTGCCATCTCTTTCAGCTCGCCTAGCGACCGTAACTGTTCGTTCAGTTCTTCTCTCAGTCGGATCGTTTCTTCATCCAGATTGTGAAGTTCCAGCGAGTCTAATTGCTCCTGTTTGTCTTCGATCAATCGGTCGATGCCATATAATGCTACCCGGCGATAATCTCCGATAATTCTTCCCCGGGCATAAGCATCAGGCAGACCAGTTACTATACCAGAAGATCGGGCCTTACGGATCTCACTGGTGTATCCGTCAAATACCCCGTCGTTATGGGTCTTACGGATAGCTGCAAATGCTTTTCTGGTCTCTTCGGAAAAATTAAAACCGTTGCTTTCTAATGCCTTCTGAGCCATTCTGACCCCGCCAAAAGGCATCATAGATCTTTTAAGGGGCGCATCAGTCTGCAAACCAACTATACGTTCCAGTTCGCGGTCAATATACCCGGGTGCATGGGAAACAATAGATGAGACCAGCTCTGAGTCGGCATCCAGTACACCCTCTTTCTGTTCTTTTACCATCAGGTTAAGTACCTGTTGCCACAACAAACTGGTAATATCAGTAGCTCCGCTTAAAAATGAATCGTCTCCTTCGTAGGGAGAATAATTCTTCTGAATAAAATCTCTTACATCAATTTCATTATTCCAGATCCCGGGCGTAAATCCCCTGTAATATTCAGGGGTTTCATCGGTCATGAATGGCAAAAGATCACTGTTCTTAGTTGTTTTCATGATAGCGTGTTTTATAGGGTAATTAATAATCAGAAGATCACTTTTGTTTGATGGTCTTCAATCATTGAGTTCATATTCTTGCCCCATAGTAGACCAGAATTGTGAAGAGCGCGTAAATTTCCGGCCTATTATTGAGGTTCTAACTAATTGATAACAATTAGTTTATATTGGAAGCGCTTCCAGCTTATATGACCCAAAACCACCGCTTCATTTCATTTATTTCTGACTTCAGGCTGATTCCCTATTTACCCGCTTTACTTCGAGTTTCATAAGCAGCGATACGATCAGTGCTATGACGAATGCCCCTCCGAATACATACAGACTTTGCTGATAACTTTCTGTCTGCTCATATACATAAGAGTTTAGCAGAGGGCCCGCGATACCTGCCAATGACCAGGCCGTCAATATAAAGCCGTGAATAGTGGGCATCTCGTCCAGCCCGAACAGGTCGCTTATATAAGCCGGTATACTGGCAAATCCTCCCCCATAACAGGTCAGAATCACGAAAGTAACTACCATGAAGAGTATTGGCTGGGTAGTGAGATTCGCTAATAGCGGAAAGGCAATGATCTGAATAAGAAAAAAAGCTATATAAGTGTTACTTCTTCCGATATAATCAGATAGTGATGCCCAGAATATTCGCCCAAGTCCATTAAATAGTGATATACCCATAACCAGCAGGGTTGACATTTCTACCGATAATCGGACCATCTCATAGCCCATTTTTTTGGCTGTAGCAATTACGGCGATACCACAGGATACATTGATAAATAACATGATCCATAATCCGTAAAATCCTGGAGTTTTCAGGGCATCCAGGGCAGTGACTTCTTTTACCTTTAAAACCTTTCTTTTACTTGCCCCGTTTTCTCCCTTGAAATATTGCTCAGCATAATCGTCCGGTGGCGGCTTTATATATAATGCACTCGGTACCATCACCAAAAGATATATGAGCCCGAGAGCAGCAAATGCAAATACGATAGATGATTTTTTATATAACACAACCGTATGAAAAGGAGCAATTCCTGATTCCAGAATCCGGTATTCCTCTTCACCATCTCTTCCATCACGTTTCAGTTCCCTGAGCTCTGACTCCTGAGTTTTGAAATCCTCAAGCGCCGGTAATCCGGTTAACAGGGAATCCAGTTTTTCGGGATCAGATACCGCTAAATCAGTATAAACGGTCGCAGATATTTCCCTGGGAAGTACCTGTTCGCTCACAGCAGGATTAAATACATCGATCAGGTGGGCACATACCAGTCCGCCAAAACCGAATCCCATTATAGCCAGACCGGTCGCTAATCCCCGTCGGTCCGGAAACCATTTCACAAGTGTCGAAACCGGTGAAATATATCCCAGTCCGAGTCCTATACCGCTGATCACACCAAAGAACAGGTAGAACAGCCAGATACTTTCCAGGTAACAAGCCAGAGCCGAACCGAATAATCCTATAGTGAAGAAAGCAGCTGATAATAACCCGCCTTTTGAAGGCCCGTGTTTCTCGATATAACGGCCTAAAAATGCAGCCGAGATCCCCAAAAAGAATATGGCAATACTAAAGGCCATTGATGTGCTGGTTGCGGACCATCCGAAAGTATTTTCCAGCGGCATCTTCCAGGCGCTGTAGGCATAAACTGATCCGATTGATATATGAATTCCCACAGCCGAGGCTGCTATAAGCCATCTATTCTTCATGATATACCGACCTTTTAAATTCTCTTAGTAATTGAACTTTCTGATCGGCTATATAAAACAGCTATGTTAATCTTGTATGAAGGGCCAAATCCTTGAATACACTGAATAACAAGACTTATCCATAAGCAACTACCACTTTGGTGATCCTGAAGTTGATAAAATCACATCATAATGCTTGCAGTCATCAGTTCTCACTCGTCATGATAAACAGGGGCTGCATTTCAAAGCTTTTAAAATAAGGCCGCAACCGCTCGGTATTATAATGCCGTTTCACGTCTACCAGCTTCTTTTTACTGGTTACAATATCCACCGGAATATTATCATACCGGCCATTTTTCAGCACAACTAAACGTCCGTGCATATTTTGAAGGATCAGATCCAGAGCAAGGTTACCATAGGCCATCGGAACTATAGAATCAATTGCATCGGGATCCCCCCCTCTTACCAAGTAACCAAGTTTCTGATTAATGATATTTACACTTTTTCCGTCGTTGAACTTCGGAGACCAAGATTTTAATTCTGCGGAGATCAGGTCTCCGATCCCGCCTAATTTTTTATGGCCATAGGCATCCGTTGTCGCATTCTCGAAGATCATCTCTCCTCCTTTGAACATCGCTCCCTCAGAAACCAGCAGCATGGAATAGTTACTCGGGTTCTTCTTTCGGTCATAGGACATAAGTTCAGTCAGATGCTCCATTTCAAATTCATGCTCCGGAATTACACACCGGTTAGCGGCTCCGGCCATGGTCGGAAGCATAGCGGTAAAGCCTGCATATCTTCCAAATACTTCCATTACCAGGAAACGCTCATGAGAACCCGCGGAGGTGCGAAGATTGTTGGCGTGCTGAATGGTCCGCGTTACACAGGTACTGAAGCCAATACAGTAATCAGTACCCGGCACATCGTTATCCATCGTTTTAGGGATCGCAATGACCTTAATACCTTTTCGGTACAGATGAACACCATAACTCAGAGTATCATCACCCCCGATCGGGATCAGAAAATCGATACCTACCCACTCCAGGTTCCTGATCACTTCCTCGGTCAGGTCATTTATTTCTTCATTGTACTTTTCCTGGAGAAATGAAGGGACTTCTGCTTTTTTTACATGACTGGGCCGGGTACGAGAAGTATGTAAGAAAGTGCCGCCGGTACGTCCCGCTTTATTAACGATATCTTCACTTAGTTCAACAAAATTCCGGGTGTTGTCATGCTTTTTATCCCTTATGATATCGATGAGACCGGCCCATCCTCTCCTGAAACCGACCACGCGATAACCTTCTCTTATAGCCCGGATCGTAATAGCTCTTATAGCCGGATTTAATCCCGGCACATCTCCACCACCGGTTAAGATCCCTATGGTTCCTTTATAAGTCGCTTTCCTGGCCATACATCCTCCATTAATAATCGTGTATTTGCTGATCATACCATTCTATCATGAAGCATTGATGAACCTAAACCGGGACTTAGCCTTCATATAATCTTTAAAAAAATATGTTAGTAGTTAATATTCACTCAGTTCAAAGTGGGGGAGTTTTGAAAAAGCAAATTGTAATAGTAGGATCAAGTTTTGCCGGATATACCACTGCGGTTCAACTGGCTAAGGCGGTCGGCCAAAAGCATAATATTGTGGTTATTGACAAGAAGCCCGAATTCATATTCACCCCTTCTATGGTGTGGTATCCATTTGGCCACGATAATATTGAAAAGAGTTCTTTTGATACCCGTCCCATCTATGAAGAACTGGATATTACTTTCATCCAGGGCAATGTATATGGTTTTGACCTGAAGGATCAGCAGATATATATGTCTGACCGAAATATAGAATATGATTATCTGGTTCTAGCTACCGGAAGCTCTCCTCGCTATTCCAGTATCAAAGGCCTGAAACCCGGAAAAAACTCCTGTACTGTTTGTTATGATTTTGAGCAGGCAGAGAACACAAAAAAGGTCTGGAATGAATATCTGAATGATCCGGGTCCTATGGTTATCGGTTTTGCACAGTGGGCCGGATATTCATTTGTCGCATACGAGTTCTTATTTAACACCCTTTATTATCTTCACAAAGAAGATCTGCTTGGTAAGGTACCTGTTCATTTTGTGACTCCGGAACCCTACCTGACTCATTTAGGTATTGGAGGGCTTGGTAATGATCCGGAAAAAGCTCTTGAGCTGTTTAAGAGCTTTAATATTCAGGTACACCTGAATGCCGAAATTCATGAACTTAAATCATCGGATGTGGTTCTGAAAGATGGTACTCGCATCTCCTCTTCATTTACCATGATCATTCCTCCTTTTTATGGTGATAACACCATCAGGACCACCCGCGAACTGGCCGATGAGTGGGGTCGAATAAAGGTCACCGAACAGCTCCATCATCCTGAATACCCTAATGTTTTCGCTGCAGGCGGGTCAGTTTCTGTAATTCAAAAATCGGACAGTAAAGTTGGACTGGGAATTCCCTGCACTCATTCCCTATCTGAAATGATGGCGAAAGCAGTGGCCCAGAACATTGTAACTGATCTTAAGGGAGGCTTACATGTAGCATTGACTACCGATCAGATATACGACCTGATCCGAAAGGATATGCAATACTTAAATAAGATGATCTTCAAAGAATACTCAGAAGTTGACCAGGTCCTGGACTATATCTCTAAGGGCGCTAAAAAGAAATGGGCTGAGAACTCCATGAAAAAGTTTATTGAGTCTGCCTACTCTTAGATAACAGTCTGATCATAAAAAACTTATTCCATAACGGATTTTGAATATCATTACTCATTCCTCAAATTACGGCATTCTTAATTTTGCAATCATTTGCCATATCGTAACCGTTCATGAAACAGATTTCAATCTTCATCCTACTTATTTGCTTATCATTCGGAACCGCCTGTAACAATGGGCAAAAAGATGGGTCTGAATCCCCTGATAAATGGACAGTTGATTTCTTTGATGATTTCGACTCTTTCAATGCTGAAAACTGGCAGGACCAGCGAATATGGGTGAATAATGAAACCCAATGCTACGTACCGGATGGCAAATACGGTACCCGGGAAGTCAGCGATGGCACCCTCAAATTAAAAGTGGTCAATATCGGAGAAGAGATCCCCTGTGATAACATGGATAAATACGGTGAACAACATCCAAACACCAAATATGTAGCCGGACGGATCGCTTCCAAAAACCGTAAAGAGTTTGTCAAGGGTAAATGGACTGCGCGCTTACGTCTGTCCGGTAATGGGGAGCCGAGCCAGTTTCCTGCCTGGTGGATCTTAGGTGCTCAGAATAATGAACCCCCGGTTCAGGAAGAGGATGAAACCGTTTGCTGGCCAATGACCGGTTCAGGTGAGATCGATATTTTTGAGCATCACGGTGATCATCTTAAAAATGAGTTTACCACCGGAGCTATTAAGAGTTTAGGGGAATGCGATAAAGGAGACTGGTGGAGTATGCGATCAAACTTTCCGGCTAGCCTGGATGAATATCATGAATATTCCGTGGAATGGGAAGGCAGTGACCTGGTATACCGCCTGGACGGGGATGAGATATACCGAAACGAAGGTCAGGGAGACAACTACCCCGAGCCCATGTTTGCTATTTTAAACTATGCCAAGATCACAGATAACCCGATGGAGGGTGAATGGGTGATGGAAGTGGATTGGGTAAAGCATGAGTACACCGAGTAAATCATATTTGTCGGGCAATCCGAGACCAAAATATTATATTCTTTGATGTCCGGATTTATTTATATCAACGATGTAAGAACAACTTCCCTGGTCTAAAATAATTCAATTTCATGGCACGCCTAAACTCTTATCTGCTCACAATTATCCTTTTATTTATGTCATCATCCTCATGCACGAATGAACAAAAAAACACTACTGAAATGCAAAAAGAAAGCTATGATGCCGGGCTTGACTGGAAACTACACTGGTCAGATGAATTTGAGGGTGAGCAGCTGGACGAAAGCATATGGAACCGGCAGGTAGTTGAAGCAGGTCGATTCAATGAAGAATGGCAAAGATATACCGACAGCTCTAAGAATGCCTATCTGGAGAACGGATCCCTCGTGATCAAAGCTATTCATGAGAGTGCTCAGCATGGACCTGATCAGTATACCTCTGCCAGACTGAACACGGCCAATAAGTTCACCTTTAAATATGGAAAGCTGGCTGCACGGATCAAACTCCCTTACAGCAAAGGTATCTGGCCCGCCTTCTGGATGCTGGGCTCCGATATCAATGAGAACGGAGGTGATACCCCATGGCCCCAGAGCGGAGAAATAGATATCCTGGAATTATACGGCACCAAAAGTGATGCCGTGATCGAAGCAAATATTCACTATGCCGATTCCTCCGGTTCTCACACTCAAATGGGTGCGATAGAATATGAATTAGAGAATGGAAAGTTTGCAGATAATTTCCACATATTCGAGCTTGTATGGGATGAGGAGCAGATCTCCTGGCTGGTTGACGGAGAACAATTTGCCTCCACTCCTATCACTTCAGATGAGATGACGGAACTCCATAAGGAGTATTTTCTGCTGTTTAATATAGCGGTTGGAGGAAAATGGGCAGGCCGGCCGGATACCACCAGCGTATTCCCGCAATTCATGTATGTGGACTGGGTAAGGGTGTACAAAAAAGAGAATTCATCTGCACTATAAGCCTTACCCAGGAATGTAATAATTGAGTTTAGCCGATAATGGAACAGGATGAAATCATGGAAATAAAGCGACTTATATCCGATAAATTATAACGAACATAATCTCATAAAATCCCAGAGAAGGAATTTACTCTGTACCTTTCTCATGCTTAAATAAGATTCAGATCAATCCCAGCTCAGAATCACCTTGCCACAGCTTGCCGCTTCCATGATATCGAAGCCTTTTTGAAAATCATCGATGGGATACCGGTGGGTAATGATATCGGATATATCCAGTCCTGAGATCAGCATTTGCTCCATTTGATACCAGGTTTCATACATCTCTCTTCCGTAGATCCCCTTCAGGGTCAATCCCTTGAATATGATCTTATTCCAGTCTACCTGGGTTTTCTGTGGCAGGATACCCAGTAATGCAATTTTACCGGAATTATACATATGCGATACCATTTGATTGAAGGCTGCCGGTGCGCCCGAGCATTCCAGTCCAATATCAAATCCACGCATACCCATTTCGTGCATCACATTTCCCAGATCTTCTTTCAGGGGGTTTACAATACGGGTTGCCCCGAATTTACCGGCTAAGTCTGCACGATACTCACTGGTTTCGGTAGCAATGACATTCCGTGCTCCGGCAAACTTCGCGATGGCAATACACATGCTGCCGATCAATCCGGAGCCTGTGATCAATACGTCTTCCCCTACCACCGGAAAAGAAAGCGTTGTATGTGTGGCATTGCCCAATGGGTCCATTATGGATACGATCTCATCGGGAATCTGTTCGTTGATCTTTAGAACATTGGATGATGGAATTTTGAGGTACTCAGCAAATGCTCCGTTAATGTTGACCCCTACTCCTAAAGTCTTTTCACAAATATGCTGACGACCTCTTCTGCAGTTTCGGCAGTGTCCGCAAGCAATGTGACCTTCACCTGTAACACGGTCTCCTTCTTTAAACTCAGTGACCTCGGACCCTAATTTCGCAATGTGCCCCACATACTCGTGACCAATAGTCAGCCCCTGCGGGATGGTTTGTTGTGCCCAATCGTCCCATAAATAAATATGTAAATCGGTTCCGCAAATTGCTGTTTTCGAGATTTTGATGAGTACTTCATTAGGCCCGATCTCGGGTACGGGGATGTCTTCCATCCATAATCCTTTTTCGGGCTTGGTCTTAACCAGTGCTTTCATTTTTTCTTGCTGTC
This genomic window contains:
- a CDS encoding NAD(P)/FAD-dependent oxidoreductase encodes the protein MKKQIVIVGSSFAGYTTAVQLAKAVGQKHNIVVIDKKPEFIFTPSMVWYPFGHDNIEKSSFDTRPIYEELDITFIQGNVYGFDLKDQQIYMSDRNIEYDYLVLATGSSPRYSSIKGLKPGKNSCTVCYDFEQAENTKKVWNEYLNDPGPMVIGFAQWAGYSFVAYEFLFNTLYYLHKEDLLGKVPVHFVTPEPYLTHLGIGGLGNDPEKALELFKSFNIQVHLNAEIHELKSSDVVLKDGTRISSSFTMIIPPFYGDNTIRTTRELADEWGRIKVTEQLHHPEYPNVFAAGGSVSVIQKSDSKVGLGIPCTHSLSEMMAKAVAQNIVTDLKGGLHVALTTDQIYDLIRKDMQYLNKMIFKEYSEVDQVLDYISKGAKKKWAENSMKKFIESAYS
- a CDS encoding family 16 glycosylhydrolase; the encoded protein is MKQISIFILLICLSFGTACNNGQKDGSESPDKWTVDFFDDFDSFNAENWQDQRIWVNNETQCYVPDGKYGTREVSDGTLKLKVVNIGEEIPCDNMDKYGEQHPNTKYVAGRIASKNRKEFVKGKWTARLRLSGNGEPSQFPAWWILGAQNNEPPVQEEDETVCWPMTGSGEIDIFEHHGDHLKNEFTTGAIKSLGECDKGDWWSMRSNFPASLDEYHEYSVEWEGSDLVYRLDGDEIYRNEGQGDNYPEPMFAILNYAKITDNPMEGEWVMEVDWVKHEYTE
- a CDS encoding family 16 glycosylhydrolase, whose translation is MQKESYDAGLDWKLHWSDEFEGEQLDESIWNRQVVEAGRFNEEWQRYTDSSKNAYLENGSLVIKAIHESAQHGPDQYTSARLNTANKFTFKYGKLAARIKLPYSKGIWPAFWMLGSDINENGGDTPWPQSGEIDILELYGTKSDAVIEANIHYADSSGSHTQMGAIEYELENGKFADNFHIFELVWDEEQISWLVDGEQFASTPITSDEMTELHKEYFLLFNIAVGGKWAGRPDTTSVFPQFMYVDWVRVYKKENSSAL
- a CDS encoding 6-phosphofructokinase, with the protein product MARKATYKGTIGILTGGGDVPGLNPAIRAITIRAIREGYRVVGFRRGWAGLIDIIRDKKHDNTRNFVELSEDIVNKAGRTGGTFLHTSRTRPSHVKKAEVPSFLQEKYNEEINDLTEEVIRNLEWVGIDFLIPIGGDDTLSYGVHLYRKGIKVIAIPKTMDNDVPGTDYCIGFSTCVTRTIQHANNLRTSAGSHERFLVMEVFGRYAGFTAMLPTMAGAANRCVIPEHEFEMEHLTELMSYDRKKNPSNYSMLLVSEGAMFKGGEMIFENATTDAYGHKKLGGIGDLISAELKSWSPKFNDGKSVNIINQKLGYLVRGGDPDAIDSIVPMAYGNLALDLILQNMHGRLVVLKNGRYDNIPVDIVTSKKKLVDVKRHYNTERLRPYFKSFEMQPLFIMTSEN
- the tdh gene encoding L-threonine 3-dehydrogenase, whose translation is MKALVKTKPEKGLWMEDIPVPEIGPNEVLIKISKTAICGTDLHIYLWDDWAQQTIPQGLTIGHEYVGHIAKLGSEVTEFKEGDRVTGEGHIACGHCRNCRRGRQHICEKTLGVGVNINGAFAEYLKIPSSNVLKINEQIPDEIVSIMDPLGNATHTTLSFPVVGEDVLITGSGLIGSMCIAIAKFAGARNVIATETSEYRADLAGKFGATRIVNPLKEDLGNVMHEMGMRGFDIGLECSGAPAAFNQMVSHMYNSGKIALLGILPQKTQVDWNKIIFKGLTLKGIYGREMYETWYQMEQMLISGLDISDIITHRYPIDDFQKGFDIMEAASCGKVILSWD